In the Brevundimonas sp. MF30-B genome, TCCGCCCGATCTTGAGGGCCACCTGGGCGCAGGACCGCTTTTCCCTGGGATCCCTGGACCCGCTGATCGAGGAGTTCCGGTCCCGTCCGCCCAATCCGGACTCCGCCCCGCCGGAGGTTATCGTCGAGACCGGCCGGCTGCGGCTCTTGACCGAATACGGCCCCTACCCTGTGCTGGCCGACGCGCGGCTGGTCGATGGCCGGCTCGTCGCGCTGACGGCGCGGGCGCCGGCGGCGGCGCTCAGGAGCGGACGGATCGAGGCGCGCGGCCTGGCCTGGCGGTTGGATGCAACCGGTCAAGGCGACGCCCTCAGCTTTGATCTAACCGCCGAGGCCGGCCGCGCTCGCATCGGCGACTCCGCTGTGACTGGGGCCCGCATGAGCCTTGACGGCGCGCTGCCGTATCCCGATCCCGAGGTGGCGCGCATCGGCGGCGCGGCGCGGGTCGCCGCCGCCGGACAGGCCGAAGAGGTGCGCCTGGGCGCGATGTCGGCGACGGGGGTAGAGCTGACGGCCGAGTTCGAAGGCCGGGTGCGCGGCTGGCTCGAGGCGTTCGATCTGGGCGGCCGCGTGGGGATGAACCTGGAGGCACGGCGCCTGTCCGGTCCTTCGGCTCTGGGACACGCCCTGTCGCTGACCATGACCGAGGCCGAGCTGGAGGTTCGACGTCCGCGAAACAGCGCGGCGCGTTGGTCTGTCGCGGGCCCGGCGCGTGTGAACGCCGGTCGATTGTCGGCCGACGGCCTGAGAGGCGAGGCCGTGACCCTTTCGACCCCAGGTCTGGATGCAGGCGGTCAGGGACGGGCGTTCGAGGTTGAGGCGCCGTTGCAGGCCTCGGCCGGGCGGCTGACCTGGTCCGACATCCAACTTCGGCAAGTACAGGCCAGCACCGCCTTTAATCTCAGCCACGCGGGCGCCACCCTGATCACGGCGACCGGTCGCGCCTCGGCCGCTCGTGCGGAGTGGCCGCTGTTCGGCGCGCCGGCCGGCGACGATGTTCCCGAGCTGGCGCAGATGAAGCGAGCCCTGTCGAACTTCGCGCTGGACGCCCCCGGCTTCACGTTCACCACCGGCAGTCCGGGAACAACTCTGGCGCTGACGCGCCCGCTGACGGCGCGACCGCTCAACGGCGGCGTGCTGACGGTATCGGCGGCGAACCGACACCTCTATTCAGCAGAGCCGGGCAGGGCGGGCGGCGGCGCCCTGCGGCTGGCGGCGACGCGAGGCCAGGGCCTGCCGGCGCTGGACATGACCGTTCCCGACTGGCGGCTCACGCCTTCAGGCTTTGAAGCTCGGCTGACAGGCCGTGCGGGACTGGACTTCGGCCTGGCGCGCCAGATCGACCTGACCACCGCCGGCCTGCTGGCCTCGTCGGCGGGGCGGCTGACCTACACGGCCCAAGACTGCACGCCGCTGACCGTGGCGCGGCTGGAGCTCGAGGAAAACAGCGTCACCGGTATCTCGGGCCGTCTGTGCCCGACCGATGCGCCCCTGGTTCTGGTCGAGGGCGGGCGCTGGACCGCGCGCGGCCGGTTCGAGGGCGTCGCCGCCGAGGCGCCGTTTCTTCAGATGCAGTTCGCCGACGCCCAGGGTCCGCTGCGCGTGGACGGCGGTCCGTCCGGCCTGTTGCTGACGGCGGGCGTCGAGGCCGCCAGCGTAACCGACGCCGCCGAGCCCGTGCGCTTCCGCCGCCTTTCGGCGAGGGGTCGAGCGGGCCTGAGCAACGAGGTCTGGAGCGGCGACTTCGCCCTGTCGCGCGGCGATTTCGCCCTGGGCCAGGTAATGCTGACCCACGACGGCCGGGCGCAGGCCGGCGGCGTGACGATCGACACCGGCCTGCTGACGTTCGCCGAGGGCGGGCTTCAGCCCAATCTGCTGAGCCCATTAGTCGAGGACTATGTCCAGAACCCGGTGACGGGCTCGGCGCGGTTCCAAGGCCGATTCGACTGGTCTGCGACATCCGAGGTCGGAACCAGTTCGGGCCGGCTGACCATTCCGTCGCTGGATTTCGTCAGCCCCGCTGGCCCGGTCGAGGGCCTGTCGGGCGACATCGCCTTCAACAGCCTGGCTCCGCTGCAGGCCGCGCCGGGCCAGCGCCTGACGGTTCGGTCACTGAACGCCTTCGCGGACCTGTCGGACCTGGAGCTGGTGTTCGGCCTGGACACCGCCGCCCTGCTGGTCGACGGCGCCGCCGTTCGCGTGGGCGGCGGCTGGGCGCGGCTTGAGCCGCTGTCCATTCCCTTGGACCCCAAGGCCGCGACGACCGGCGTGCTGGTGCTGGAGAATGTCCAGATCGGCGACCTGATCTCAGGCGCGGGCTTCGCCGAGCAGGTTCGGATGGATGCGATGGTGTCGGGGCGGCTGCCCTTCACGTGGGACGCCGCGAACGGCGCGCGCGTCTCGGGCGGCCAGCTGACGGCGACGCGGCCCGGCCGGCTGTCGATCCAGCGCGAGGCTCTCAGCGATCTGGAGGCGGGCGGCGCCGGCGAGGACGTGGCGCCCAACACCGTGCAGGACCTGGCCTATCAAGCGATGGAGAACCTGGCCTTCGACCTGCTGACGGCCGAGGTGAACAGCCTGGACGGCGGGCGGCTGAATCTGCTGTTCCATATCAAGGGACGCCACGATCCGCCCCAGCGGCAGGAGCTGCGCCTGAGCCTGCGCGAACTGATCACTCGCGACTTCCTGAAGCGCGAACTGCCCTTGCCGTCGGACACGGGGATCGATCTGACGCTGGACACCACGCTGAACGTCAATCAGCTGATTTCGGACCTGATCGCCTATCAGCGCGCGCGGGCCGGCGAGCTGGAGCCGACGCCGTGACGGCTGGCCAATCGTTCAGAACCCGTTCACCCTCAATGGCGTTTAAGTCGTCGCGAACCAATACGGAGCTTCGCGCCATGATCCGTCGCCCCAGATCCACAGCCGGCCTGATGCTGGCCGCCGCCGCCCTGTCGATGGGTGCGGCCGCCTGCACGCCCACGGTCCGGCTGGAGGTGGCGCCGATCTCGATCTACGCCAAGCTCGACGCCGAGGTCCGCGTCAGACTCGATCAGGAGCTGCAGCAGCTCCTGCGCGAGAACCCCAATCTGTTCTGATCCGATAATAGTCGGAGGAAGGCTTCAGTCATGACGTTCCGCAAGCTCTTCGTCATCGGCGCCGCCATCGCGGCGCTGGGGGTGGCGGCCGGCGCGGCCTATGCGCAGACGGCCCAACAGAAATCGATGATCGACGCCGCCAAGGCGCAGGGCGTGGTCGGCGAACAGGCCGACGGTTACCTGGGCATCCGGCAATCCAGCGCCGACGCCTCGCTGCGAGAAGCGGTTCAGGTGACCAACGACGCGCGTCGCCGCGCCTATGCGCAAAGCGCGGCTCAGGCCGGCACCACCGCCGAAGTGGCGGGAGCCCGCATGTTCGAGGCGCAGCTTCTGCCGCGCATCTCGTCCGGCCAGTGGTACCGCAACGCCCAGGGGCAGTGGGTCCAGCGATAGGCCGCTGCGCCGCTGATCCGACATGACGTCGCGCCTCGCCCGCTTCGCCTTGTCGACAGGCCTGGCCGTCGTCATTTCGGTGGCGGTCACGCTGGGGCTCGGGCTGACCTGGACCGCGATCGGCGGCGGCGCCATGAGCCTGCACGGCTGGATCGCCCTGGCCATCGGCATCTTCGGCACGGCCGCCCTGGCCTGGGGCCTGATGACCCTCGCCTTTCGCTCGGACCGCGAAGGCTGGGACGACTGCGTCGACAACAGTCTGGACCCGGGCCGCGAAGAGCCGCACGACTGAGCCATGGACGACATTGCATCTCTCTGGCGCCGGCTTGAACCACATGTACAGGTCTATGGGCCGGCGGACGATCGGCCCCGCCCTGCTGTGATCCTGTTCCACGGCTGCGGCGGCCTGCGCAGCCATCTGCCGCGTTACGCTGAGGCGGCGACCGCAGTCGGATGGCGGACCTTCGTGGTCGATTCCTACGCCCCGCGCGGGATCAGCCGCGCTGTGGCCCTGACCACTGTCTGCACCGGGCTGAAGCTGCGCGGTCATGAGCGCGGCGGTGATGTCCTGGCCGCCATCCACGGCGTGTCGCAGCGCCCCGATGTCGATGCGGGCAGGCTGGCGCTCGCCGGCTGGAGCCATGGGGGCTGGGCCATCATGGAGGCCCTGAGCGCCGATCCGGCGAGACCGGGCGCACTGGGCGTGACGGACGCCGCCTCCGGCGATCTGTCGGGGGTCAAGGCGGTCTGGCTGGCCTATCCCTACATCGGACCTTGGGCCTTCAACCGGATGCGGCCCTGGCGGCATTGCCCGCGCCTGCTGGCGGTGACGGCCCGCAAGGATCACCTGACGACGGTGCGCAACGCCGAGCGGGTCAACGCCATGATCCAGGGCTGCGGCGTGACGGTCGAACACTGGATCGCGGATGGCACCCACGCCTTCGACGAGCCGACCAACAACGGCCCGATGCGGCATAATCCGGATCTGACGCTGGAGGCGCTGGATCGGTTCGCCCGTTTCCTTCAGGACACGGCGCCCACGCCTTGAATTCTAGCGAGGGAAGCGCCCGGCTCGGCTGAGCGCGCTCGACGCCGGCTTGCCCAGCTTGTCACCGATCCAGCGCGCGGCCTCGATCAGGGCGTCCAGGTCGTAGCCGGTGTCGAACCCGCCGCGCTCCAGCATATAGACGAGGTCCTCGGTGGCGATGTTCCCGGTCGCGCCCGGCGCGAAGGGGCAGCCGCCGATGCCGCCGACCGAGGCGTCCAGTATGGTCACGCCCGCCTCGACGCCCGCATGGGCATTGGCCAGGCCGGTGTTGCGCGTGTCGTGAAAGTGCAGACGCAACGCGGCGTCCGGCGCGGC is a window encoding:
- a CDS encoding YdbH domain-containing protein: MTTTSPYKIPGDDGSKPRRPRILTVMAAILAILIVLASLLYLNRRAAARELLVGWLEQRGIDAEVDVEAVNLNRFVARVRIGDADDPDFTVERVEIDYAVAGPWSARGAGVTPSRIRLIRPILRATWAQDRFSLGSLDPLIEEFRSRPPNPDSAPPEVIVETGRLRLLTEYGPYPVLADARLVDGRLVALTARAPAAALRSGRIEARGLAWRLDATGQGDALSFDLTAEAGRARIGDSAVTGARMSLDGALPYPDPEVARIGGAARVAAAGQAEEVRLGAMSATGVELTAEFEGRVRGWLEAFDLGGRVGMNLEARRLSGPSALGHALSLTMTEAELEVRRPRNSAARWSVAGPARVNAGRLSADGLRGEAVTLSTPGLDAGGQGRAFEVEAPLQASAGRLTWSDIQLRQVQASTAFNLSHAGATLITATGRASAARAEWPLFGAPAGDDVPELAQMKRALSNFALDAPGFTFTTGSPGTTLALTRPLTARPLNGGVLTVSAANRHLYSAEPGRAGGGALRLAATRGQGLPALDMTVPDWRLTPSGFEARLTGRAGLDFGLARQIDLTTAGLLASSAGRLTYTAQDCTPLTVARLELEENSVTGISGRLCPTDAPLVLVEGGRWTARGRFEGVAAEAPFLQMQFADAQGPLRVDGGPSGLLLTAGVEAASVTDAAEPVRFRRLSARGRAGLSNEVWSGDFALSRGDFALGQVMLTHDGRAQAGGVTIDTGLLTFAEGGLQPNLLSPLVEDYVQNPVTGSARFQGRFDWSATSEVGTSSGRLTIPSLDFVSPAGPVEGLSGDIAFNSLAPLQAAPGQRLTVRSLNAFADLSDLELVFGLDTAALLVDGAAVRVGGGWARLEPLSIPLDPKAATTGVLVLENVQIGDLISGAGFAEQVRMDAMVSGRLPFTWDAANGARVSGGQLTATRPGRLSIQREALSDLEAGGAGEDVAPNTVQDLAYQAMENLAFDLLTAEVNSLDGGRLNLLFHIKGRHDPPQRQELRLSLRELITRDFLKRELPLPSDTGIDLTLDTTLNVNQLISDLIAYQRARAGELEPTP
- a CDS encoding dienelactone hydrolase family protein gives rise to the protein MDDIASLWRRLEPHVQVYGPADDRPRPAVILFHGCGGLRSHLPRYAEAATAVGWRTFVVDSYAPRGISRAVALTTVCTGLKLRGHERGGDVLAAIHGVSQRPDVDAGRLALAGWSHGGWAIMEALSADPARPGALGVTDAASGDLSGVKAVWLAYPYIGPWAFNRMRPWRHCPRLLAVTARKDHLTTVRNAERVNAMIQGCGVTVEHWIADGTHAFDEPTNNGPMRHNPDLTLEALDRFARFLQDTAPTP
- a CDS encoding YnbE family lipoprotein codes for the protein MIRRPRSTAGLMLAAAALSMGAAACTPTVRLEVAPISIYAKLDAEVRVRLDQELQQLLRENPNLF
- a CDS encoding YdbL family protein, whose protein sequence is MTFRKLFVIGAAIAALGVAAGAAYAQTAQQKSMIDAAKAQGVVGEQADGYLGIRQSSADASLREAVQVTNDARRRAYAQSAAQAGTTAEVAGARMFEAQLLPRISSGQWYRNAQGQWVQR